A single genomic interval of Cucumis sativus cultivar 9930 chromosome 5, Cucumber_9930_V3, whole genome shotgun sequence harbors:
- the LOC116401620 gene encoding 40S ribosomal protein S5-like, with product MAVEVDVVNQELIQPHHDVKLFNRWTFDDVQVNDISLVDYVGVAPAKHATYVPHTAGRYSVKRFRKAQCPIIERLTNSLMMHGRNNGKKLMAVRIIKHAMEIIHLLTDLNPIQVIVDAVVNSGPREDATRIGSAGVVRRQAVDISPLRRVNQAIYLLTTGAREAAFRNIKTIAECLADELINAAKGSSNSYAIKKKDEIERVAKANR from the coding sequence ATGGCTGTTGAAGTTGATGTGGTTAACCAGGAACTGATCCAGCCTCATCACGATGTGAAGCTGTTCAACCGGTGGACCTTTGACGATGTCCAAGTGAATGACATCTCTCTGGTTGATTACGTTGGTGTTGCACCTGCCAAGCATGCCACCTATGTCCCCCACACTGCCGGGAGGTACTCTGTCAAGCGCTTTCGAAAAGCTCAGTGCCCAATTATTGAGAGGCTCACAAATTCTCTGATGATGCATGGAAGAAACAACGGGAAGAAACTCATGGCTGTCAGGATTATTAAGCATGCAATGGAGATTATTCATCTTCTGACCGATCTCAACCCAATTCAAGTCATTGTCGATGCGGTTGTTAACAGTGGACCACGTGAAGATGCCACTCGAATTGGCTCAGCTGGTGTTGTTAGGCGTCAAGCTGTGGATATATCCCCTTTGCGACGTGTTAATCAGGCAATCTATCTTCTTACAACAGGTGCTCGTGAGGCCGCTTTCAGAAACATCAAAACAATTGCAGAATGCTTGGCGGATGAACTTATTAATGCAGCAAAGGGATCATCCAACAGTTATGCAATCAAGAAAAAGGATGAGATTGAAAGAGTTGCTAAGGCAAATCGTTGA